Proteins from a single region of Pongo pygmaeus isolate AG05252 chromosome 3, NHGRI_mPonPyg2-v2.0_pri, whole genome shotgun sequence:
- the SPRY1 gene encoding protein sprouty homolog 1, with translation MDSQNQHGSGSSLVVIQQPSLDSRQRLDYEREIQPAAILSLDQIKAIRGSNEYTEGPSVVKRPAPRTAPRQEKHERTHEIIPINVNNNYEHRHTSHLGHAVLASNARGSILSRSTSTGSAASSGSNSSASSEQGLLGRSPPTRPVPGHRSERPIRTQPKQLIVDDLKGSLKEDLTQHKFICEQCGKCKCGECTAPRTLPSCLACNRQCLCSAESMVEYGTCMCLVKGIFYHCSNDDEGDSYSDNPCSCSQSHCCSRYLCMGAMSLFLPCLLCYPPAKGCLKLCRRCYDWIHRPGCRCKNSNTVYCKLESCPSRGQGKPS, from the coding sequence ATGGATTCCCAAAATCAACATGGCAGTGGCAGTTCGTTAGTTGTGATCCAGCAGCCTTCTTTGGATAGCCGTCAGAGATTAGACTATGAGAGAGAGATTCAGCCTGCTGCTATTTTGTCCTTAGACCAGATCAAGGCCATAAGAGGCAGCAATGAATACACAGAAGGGCCTTCAGTGGTGAAAAGACCTGCTCCTCGGACAGCACCAAGACAAGAAAAGCATGAAAGGACTCATGAAATCATACCAATTAATGTGAATAATAACTACGAGCACAGACACACAAGCCACCTGGGACATGCAGTACTCGCAAGTAATGCCAGGGGCTCCATTTTGAGCAGATCGACCAGCACTGGAAGTGCAGCCAGCTCTGGGAGCAACAGCAGTGCCTCTTCTGAACAGGGACTGTTAGGAAGGTCACCACCAACCAGACCAGTCCCTGGTCATAGGTCTGAAAGGCCAATCCGGACCCAGCCCAAGCAGCTGATTGTGGATGACTTGAAGGGTTCCTTGAAAGAGGACCTGACACAGCACAAGTTCATTTGTGAACAGTGTGGGAAGTGCAAGTGTGGAGAATGCACTGCTCCCAGGACCCTGCCATCCTGTTTGGCCTGTAACCGGCAGTGCCTTTGCTCTGCTGAGAGCATGGTGGAATATGGAACCTGCATGTGCTTAGTCAAGGGCATCTTCTACCACTGTTCCAATGACGACGAAGGGGATTCCTATTCAGATAATCCTTGCTCCTGTTCACAGTCACACTGCTGCTCTAGATACCTGTGTATGGGAGCCATGTCTTTATTTTTACCTTGCTTACTCTGTTATCCTCCTGCTAAAGGATGCCTGAAGCTGTGCAGGAGGTGTTATGACTGGATCCATCGCCCAGGGTGCAGATGTAAGAACTCCAACACTGTCTATTGTAAGCTGGAGAGCTGCCCCTCCCGGGGTCAGGGTAAACCATCATGA